A genome region from Candidatus Zixiibacteriota bacterium includes the following:
- a CDS encoding type III PLP-dependent enzyme, with the protein MTPFIDLSTPDRRVRRSGIEAAFMRDLFERPDITTPQLLLSRSAIAENYRALKAALPRASIHYAVKPNNHELFIEEVARLGGNFDVCSAGEIDIALDTGINPATLVHSHPIKSLQEFDYAVGEGVEIFVVDNPDEIRKLSRYTHKKLKLLIRFRCHTNHAAVVNLQYKFGCETSQVIDLARLVEKSGHEFYGLCFHVGSQCVHNENYVKAIEVAHGLINELDLTGFDTRVLDIGGGFPVEYVEAVAPMEEFCKPIACALDKHIRPGIVIISEPGRAIAATPVTLVTSVVGKAFRDGKMWYYLDDGLYSTFSGIVYDQCQYPVICHRRGEQRLSVLAGPTCDSFDVMYDGLMIPEHEVGDRILFAATGAYCSVSGSNFNALKHPEYTVVD; encoded by the coding sequence ATGACACCCTTCATAGATTTGTCCACGCCGGATCGACGGGTACGACGAAGCGGTATCGAGGCTGCTTTCATGCGTGACCTGTTTGAGCGACCTGATATTACAACGCCTCAATTGCTGTTGTCCCGATCGGCCATTGCGGAGAACTATCGTGCTCTGAAGGCGGCACTGCCGCGGGCTTCAATCCACTATGCGGTTAAGCCGAATAACCACGAGTTGTTTATCGAGGAGGTTGCTCGCCTGGGAGGGAATTTCGATGTTTGTTCGGCTGGTGAGATTGATATTGCCCTCGACACCGGTATCAACCCAGCTACGCTGGTTCATTCGCATCCGATTAAATCACTCCAGGAATTCGATTATGCCGTTGGAGAGGGCGTTGAGATTTTCGTTGTTGATAATCCCGACGAAATCCGCAAACTAAGTCGGTACACTCACAAGAAGCTAAAACTGCTAATCCGGTTTCGCTGCCACACTAATCATGCGGCGGTGGTCAATCTTCAGTATAAGTTTGGTTGTGAAACCAGCCAGGTGATTGATCTGGCGCGCCTTGTGGAGAAGTCAGGGCACGAGTTCTATGGCCTCTGTTTCCATGTGGGGTCGCAGTGTGTTCACAACGAGAACTACGTCAAAGCTATCGAGGTCGCTCATGGACTGATCAACGAACTCGATTTGACCGGATTCGACACTCGTGTCCTTGATATCGGCGGCGGCTTTCCGGTTGAATATGTGGAGGCGGTGGCACCGATGGAAGAATTCTGTAAGCCTATCGCATGCGCACTTGATAAGCACATACGCCCCGGTATTGTTATTATCAGTGAACCTGGACGAGCTATAGCCGCCACACCCGTAACGCTTGTAACGTCCGTAGTGGGCAAAGCGTTCCGCGACGGTAAAATGTGGTACTATCTCGACGATGGACTCTACTCCACATTCTCCGGAATTGTGTACGATCAATGTCAATACCCGGTGATCTGCCATCGGCGTGGAGAGCAGAGGTTAAGCGTTCTGGCCGGTCCGACTTGCGATTCGTTTGATGTTATGTACGACGGTTTGATGATCCCTGAGCACGAAGTTGGAGACAGGATTTTGTTCGCCGCGACAGGTGCCTATTGCAGTGTGTCCGGATCGAATTTCAATGCTCTGAAACATCCAGAATACACTGTTGTGGATTAA
- a CDS encoding SBBP repeat-containing protein, producing the protein MKNHNVLLAVMIVALVVFSTSAVASDQSITVTRNLTSMPLAFTENQGQWDEQVSFRTNAGGATMWFTKDGAVYQFTRTIRSEDNDPISVIDKRYLSGRQTPSSAPNLMHQPDSVESIEIKSNFVGSNPNPQMVGVEMMEYKCNYFIGNDPDKWHTDVPNYQAIVYEDVYAGIDLKFYGNGKQMEYDFIVLPGADPSEIMVQYEGTKSINVNERGELVVETDWGKVVEHKPHVYQVVDDIRELVECEYALVDDQTFCFCLPGGYDDQYALVIDPVLSYSTFLGGGPYDEDRGYGIAVDASGCAYVSGWTESSDFPTQNAYQTNQGYIDVFVTKLSSSGNDLLYSTYLGGSNVDVDKGYGIAVDGSGCAYVTGYTCSSDFPTTPNAYDTSYNGPGDVFVTKLSAAGNALTYSTYIGDSEWDVGWGVAVDGSGCAYVTGYTGSTDFPTENPYQTDPSPMEDAFVTKLNSSGDGLIYSTYLGASNWDDYAYAITVDSSGCAYVTGYTRSSEFPTLGEYQTYQGGMGDVFVTKLNSIGNGLLYSTFLGGEDFEEGWGIAVDGSGCAYVTGATYSSNFPTQNAIQAAQGGSDVFVTKLNESGNDLLYSTFLGSSGNDWGFGIAVDGSGCAYVTGDTQSPDFPVKNQYQTYQGGLGDAFVTKLASSGNSLLYSTYLGGCFVEQGHAIAVDTSGCAYVAGFTSSSNFPTENAYQADYAGGFDAFVTKICPSASSVEQEPGDIIPKAFLLQQNYPNPFNPTTTISFSVKSKSHVKITVYDVLGRQVVTLVDETLSCGNYNTKFDGANLASGVYLYELEADGFTESRKMVLAK; encoded by the coding sequence ATGAAGAACCACAACGTCCTGCTTGCAGTGATGATTGTAGCGTTAGTCGTATTCTCGACATCTGCAGTAGCCAGTGATCAGTCAATCACGGTAACAAGAAACCTCACATCTATGCCGCTTGCTTTCACGGAGAATCAAGGGCAGTGGGATGAACAGGTGTCATTCCGTACCAATGCTGGCGGTGCCACAATGTGGTTTACTAAAGATGGCGCCGTCTATCAATTCACCCGAACAATTAGATCAGAAGATAATGATCCTATCTCTGTTATAGACAAGCGATATTTAAGTGGGCGGCAGACGCCCTCGTCTGCCCCTAATTTGATGCACCAACCGGACTCCGTCGAGTCCATCGAAATCAAGTCCAACTTTGTTGGGTCAAATCCCAATCCGCAAATGGTTGGCGTTGAGATGATGGAATACAAATGCAACTATTTCATCGGCAATGATCCTGATAAATGGCACACCGATGTCCCCAACTATCAGGCAATCGTGTATGAAGATGTTTATGCCGGTATTGACCTGAAATTCTACGGCAATGGTAAACAGATGGAGTATGACTTCATTGTCTTGCCGGGTGCTGATCCATCGGAAATCATGGTCCAATATGAAGGAACGAAATCGATCAATGTGAACGAACGTGGCGAATTGGTTGTCGAGACCGACTGGGGCAAAGTGGTAGAGCACAAACCTCATGTGTATCAGGTTGTTGATGATATACGCGAATTGGTCGAATGTGAATACGCGCTGGTTGATGATCAAACATTCTGTTTCTGTCTACCCGGCGGATATGACGATCAGTACGCTCTGGTCATCGACCCGGTATTGAGCTATAGCACATTTCTGGGTGGAGGCCCCTATGACGAAGACCGTGGCTATGGCATCGCGGTTGATGCTTCGGGTTGCGCTTATGTTTCAGGGTGGACAGAATCGTCTGATTTCCCAACCCAGAATGCATATCAGACAAATCAAGGCTATATTGATGTCTTCGTGACCAAACTAAGCAGTTCAGGCAATGACCTTCTTTACAGTACATACCTGGGTGGAAGTAATGTTGATGTTGATAAGGGCTACGGTATCGCAGTTGACGGTTCTGGCTGTGCTTATGTGACAGGGTATACCTGTTCCTCGGATTTTCCGACCACTCCAAACGCTTATGACACTAGCTATAATGGTCCCGGTGATGTTTTCGTGACCAAACTGAGCGCTGCCGGCAATGCTCTTACTTACAGCACGTACATTGGAGATAGTGAATGGGATGTTGGCTGGGGTGTTGCCGTTGACGGTTCGGGTTGCGCTTATGTTACAGGGTACACTGGGTCAACTGACTTTCCAACCGAGAACCCATATCAGACCGATCCGAGCCCCATGGAAGATGCATTTGTTACCAAACTAAATAGTTCCGGCGATGGCCTTATTTACAGCACATATTTGGGCGCTAGTAATTGGGATGATTATGCTTACGCTATTACGGTTGACAGCTCGGGCTGCGCCTATGTTACAGGCTATACAAGGTCATCGGAATTCCCGACTTTGGGGGAGTATCAGACCTATCAGGGCGGGATGGGCGACGTTTTCGTGACCAAACTGAACAGCATCGGTAATGGCCTGCTTTACAGCACTTTCCTGGGCGGTGAGGACTTCGAGGAGGGCTGGGGTATTGCAGTCGACGGCTCGGGCTGCGCTTATGTTACGGGTGCAACATATTCATCTAACTTCCCGACCCAGAATGCAATTCAGGCGGCTCAAGGAGGGTCGGATGTTTTCGTGACCAAGCTGAACGAATCGGGCAATGATCTTCTTTACAGCACTTTCCTGGGTAGTAGCGGCAACGATTGGGGATTTGGTATCGCCGTTGACGGTTCTGGCTGTGCTTATGTCACAGGCGATACTCAGTCACCCGATTTCCCGGTCAAGAACCAATATCAGACCTATCAGGGCGGGTTGGGGGACGCTTTCGTGACCAAGCTAGCCAGTTCCGGCAATAGTCTACTCTATAGTACTTATCTGGGTGGTTGCTTCGTTGAACAAGGTCATGCTATTGCAGTCGATACTTCGGGCTGCGCTTATGTGGCGGGTTTCACTAGTTCCTCCAACTTCCCGACAGAGAACGCATACCAGGCAGATTATGCAGGGGGCTTTGACGCCTTCGTGACAAAGATTTGTCCTTCTGCAAGTAGTGTCGAACAGGAGCCGGGAGATATCATCCCAAAAGCCTTCCTGCTACAGCAGAACTATCCTAACCCGTTCAACCCGACCACGACCATCAGTTTTTCGGTGAAAAGCAAATCGCACGTCAAGATCACGGTCTACGACGTTCTTGGCCGTCAGGTGGTGACTCTCGTGGATGAAACCCTTAGCTGTGGCAACTACAACACCAAATTCGACGGCGCCAACCTCGCCAGCGGAGTCTATTTATACGAGCTTGAGGCCGACGGGTTCACAGAATCAAGGAAGATGGTGCTGGCGAAGTAA
- the speE gene encoding polyamine aminopropyltransferase, with protein sequence MNAGYISEEGMDDLWDVWYRELHNGLSGLTIKVDRIVESTKSEFQRIDVLETKDFGKILALYGSLMVCDKDNNAYNEMLAHVPLFAHPSPKEVLIIGGGDCGALTEVMKHPEVAHGTMCELDEKVVEVSKRHFPYLTKGLDDPRAKVLFQDGKVFVEDAKQRYDVILLDLSDPVGPAADLFQKPFHQRAFDCLNDDGIMVAQSESPYYNPKTVRALYANLREVFPIVRMYTCFMPIYPSGYWSFAFCSKKYDPLEDFDQKRYNSLRLACRYYNADTHRGSFALPQFVTDLLK encoded by the coding sequence ATCAACGCCGGTTACATCAGCGAAGAGGGAATGGATGACCTATGGGATGTCTGGTACCGGGAGTTGCATAACGGACTGTCCGGTCTGACGATCAAGGTTGACCGTATCGTGGAGTCGACCAAATCCGAGTTCCAGCGAATTGATGTTCTTGAAACGAAAGATTTCGGCAAAATACTCGCGCTCTATGGCTCGCTCATGGTATGCGACAAGGACAACAACGCCTACAATGAAATGCTGGCTCACGTTCCGTTGTTTGCGCACCCCTCACCGAAAGAAGTACTGATTATTGGCGGCGGCGACTGCGGTGCGCTTACGGAAGTCATGAAACATCCTGAAGTTGCTCATGGGACGATGTGTGAGTTGGATGAAAAGGTAGTGGAAGTCTCCAAACGACATTTCCCATACCTGACAAAAGGTCTCGATGACCCCCGGGCGAAAGTTCTGTTTCAGGACGGGAAGGTATTTGTCGAGGATGCAAAACAACGTTACGATGTCATCCTGCTTGATCTCTCCGATCCGGTAGGACCTGCCGCCGATCTCTTTCAGAAACCGTTCCACCAGCGAGCGTTCGACTGTCTTAACGACGATGGAATTATGGTGGCGCAGTCGGAGTCACCATACTATAATCCGAAAACGGTCAGAGCATTGTACGCCAACCTGCGCGAGGTATTCCCGATAGTTCGTATGTACACCTGTTTCATGCCGATCTATCCATCGGGTTATTGGTCGTTTGCTTTCTGTAGCAAGAAATATGATCCATTAGAGGACTTTGATCAGAAACGTTATAACAGTCTCAGGCTTGCCTGTCGTTATTACAATGCTGACACCCACCGGGGTTCGTTTGCCCTGCCGCAGTTTGTGACTGACCTTCTGAAGTAG
- a CDS encoding DUF4097 domain-containing protein produces MRTISKTTICLLLALAVMATSTLAGKHREKSWTFDKKESIRIKTISGDCIVKKSKTDRIEVEVISSYSPRNSFEPKARATGRAVRLSEKMYGSNSGSSTWYLSVPEGTEIEFSSASGDLIIADMKGDFSAETASGDVQIENCSGEFEFSTASGDIEMIDCQGVFEMSTASGEIEMTTCRGEFDLGTASGDIDAVDIILEFASSFSTASGSVEVTLAETAEFDLEVSTASGRATLDYGGNPIKGSFEFVSKDRRGRIRCPFDFEDERRFDRWGDTYVRKTFTRDGDEPHIIIETASGRATLSEG; encoded by the coding sequence ATGAGAACAATTAGTAAAACGACAATCTGTCTGTTACTTGCCCTGGCGGTTATGGCCACCAGTACACTTGCAGGAAAACACCGGGAGAAAAGCTGGACCTTCGATAAGAAAGAATCGATCAGGATCAAGACGATCTCGGGCGACTGCATTGTGAAAAAGAGTAAGACCGACCGGATCGAAGTTGAGGTGATCAGTTCCTATTCTCCACGCAATTCGTTTGAGCCAAAAGCGAGGGCAACCGGCCGGGCGGTAAGACTGTCGGAAAAAATGTACGGGTCCAACTCGGGCAGTTCCACCTGGTACCTCTCTGTACCTGAGGGAACCGAGATTGAGTTTTCATCAGCCTCAGGTGATTTGATCATCGCCGACATGAAAGGCGATTTTTCAGCCGAAACCGCCTCCGGCGATGTCCAGATCGAAAATTGTTCCGGTGAATTCGAGTTCAGCACTGCTTCCGGTGATATAGAGATGATCGACTGCCAGGGAGTGTTCGAGATGAGTACAGCTTCAGGGGAGATCGAGATGACAACCTGTCGCGGTGAGTTTGATCTGGGTACTGCTTCTGGTGATATTGATGCCGTCGATATCATTCTTGAGTTTGCCAGTTCCTTCTCAACTGCTTCGGGTTCGGTGGAAGTGACCCTGGCTGAAACGGCCGAGTTTGATCTGGAGGTTTCTACAGCTTCTGGTCGCGCGACGCTCGACTACGGCGGTAATCCAATCAAGGGTTCTTTTGAGTTTGTATCCAAGGATCGACGCGGACGTATCAGATGTCCCTTTGACTTTGAAGATGAACGACGTTTTGACCGTTGGGGCGACACCTATGTACGCAAGACTTTCACCCGTGATGGTGACGAACCGCACATTATCATTGAGACAGCCAGCGGACGCGCGACATTAAGTGAGGGGTAA
- the speD gene encoding adenosylmethionine decarboxylase, whose translation MKILGRHLVVELSQCDCEQLDDLDFLERCLNEAVRCSGATKVKSVFHRYNPQGVSGVVVIAESHCSIHTWPEYGYAAVDFFTCGETVDPYKAFESLRSALKAGDVQVRELKRGIPSANDEIIRHKSTPANHPQAQPAS comes from the coding sequence ATGAAGATACTTGGACGCCATCTGGTAGTGGAACTGTCGCAGTGTGACTGTGAACAACTTGATGATTTGGATTTCCTCGAACGTTGCCTTAACGAAGCGGTTCGGTGCAGTGGAGCCACGAAGGTGAAATCGGTGTTTCATCGTTATAACCCACAGGGCGTCTCAGGCGTGGTCGTGATTGCCGAATCGCATTGCTCGATCCATACCTGGCCGGAGTATGGCTATGCTGCGGTCGATTTTTTCACCTGTGGTGAGACCGTTGATCCTTACAAAGCATTCGAATCGTTGCGGAGTGCTCTAAAGGCCGGTGATGTTCAGGTGCGTGAACTCAAGCGCGGTATTCCGTCGGCCAATGACGAGATCATTCGCCACAAATCAACCCCTGCCAATCACCCGCAAGCCCAGCCGGCAAGTTGA
- a CDS encoding AAA family ATPase, whose translation MDIASYSSDSRAVIKVAKEVAAEFRHAEITAEHLLIAVVRHEGSDVESILNQLGKSPTIVANMVEVFLKDQSTRASARENLSLAPEVQGILEAALEEKAKLYDTLVEPEHILIAIFDPNSALSPQVREKIDIAKEDIYKAIAEAKSVEEIATGGSPTGEGVEGKRDVAGTLKYCIDLTNQAAAGEFDPMIGREDEVQQLIQILLRRRKNSPVLVGGAGVGKTAIVEGLAQAVIDGRVPKALQGVKVMELDMGSLVAGAKYKGEFEERFKGLVGEAIKSAGRIVLFIDEIHTITAAGSGSGGMDAANLIKPALARGQIRLIGSTTNEEYTRYLEKDKALDRRFERIKVEEPGFNDSVRIVKGVASKYEEHHKITYTEDAIIGSVKYAIRYLSERNLPDIALDIVDEAASALSVKEETAGRTIPEMEEEIKGIEKLIAACEGKDPEKNPDEFSRLNEAHEEFSRRIERLGDMWGHRLETATGAQ comes from the coding sequence ATGGATATAGCCAGCTATTCCTCTGATTCGCGGGCAGTAATCAAGGTGGCAAAGGAAGTTGCGGCGGAGTTCCGCCACGCTGAGATTACGGCCGAACACCTTCTGATCGCAGTTGTACGCCACGAAGGCTCGGATGTCGAGTCTATTCTCAATCAACTGGGCAAGAGTCCAACCATAGTAGCTAACATGGTTGAGGTTTTTCTAAAAGATCAGTCAACGCGCGCCTCGGCTCGTGAAAACCTCTCGCTCGCTCCCGAAGTCCAGGGGATTCTTGAAGCGGCTCTTGAGGAAAAAGCCAAGCTCTACGACACTCTGGTCGAACCCGAGCATATTCTTATAGCTATCTTCGATCCCAATTCCGCTCTCTCGCCACAGGTGCGTGAGAAAATTGATATTGCCAAAGAAGATATTTACAAAGCGATTGCCGAAGCCAAATCGGTCGAGGAGATAGCAACCGGCGGCTCGCCTACCGGTGAAGGGGTCGAAGGGAAAAGGGATGTCGCCGGTACGCTTAAGTATTGTATCGACCTGACCAATCAGGCTGCGGCCGGGGAGTTCGACCCCATGATCGGTCGCGAAGATGAAGTACAGCAACTCATACAGATTCTGCTCCGTCGCCGCAAAAACAGCCCCGTCCTGGTCGGTGGTGCGGGCGTAGGCAAAACGGCTATTGTCGAAGGCCTCGCCCAGGCCGTAATAGACGGTCGAGTACCAAAAGCGCTCCAGGGTGTCAAGGTGATGGAACTGGACATGGGCTCGCTTGTTGCCGGAGCCAAATACAAAGGTGAGTTTGAAGAGCGGTTCAAAGGTCTTGTTGGCGAAGCAATCAAATCGGCCGGACGAATCGTTCTTTTCATTGATGAAATCCACACCATTACCGCAGCCGGCAGTGGCAGCGGGGGGATGGATGCCGCCAACCTGATCAAACCGGCTCTCGCTCGGGGTCAAATTCGACTGATCGGCTCTACTACTAATGAAGAGTACACCCGGTACCTTGAGAAAGACAAAGCGCTCGACCGTCGTTTTGAACGGATCAAAGTCGAGGAGCCTGGTTTCAATGATTCCGTACGCATCGTCAAAGGGGTAGCTTCCAAATACGAAGAACACCACAAGATCACCTATACCGAAGACGCTATTATCGGTTCGGTCAAGTATGCCATCAGGTATCTTAGCGAACGAAACCTCCCTGACATTGCTCTGGATATCGTGGACGAGGCGGCCAGTGCGCTCTCGGTGAAGGAAGAAACGGCAGGTCGCACGATCCCTGAGATGGAAGAAGAAATCAAGGGGATCGAGAAGCTGATTGCTGCATGTGAGGGAAAAGACCCGGAGAAAAACCCCGATGAGTTCTCTCGCCTCAATGAAGCCCACGAGGAGTTCTCTCGTCGCATTGAGCGACTGGGGGATATGTGGGGGCATCGCCTTGAAACCGCAACGGGAGCACAATGA
- a CDS encoding AAA family ATPase, with translation MMATTDLNIAELKKTLASQTEKLSAIKTVVENLEPVVDEADVAAVVARRTGIPLSKMMTAEKDRLVNMETFLSKKIVGQQEAIKAIANAVRKARAGLKLANRPVGSFLFLGPTGTGKTYLPKLLAEFLFDDKNAMVRLDMSEYMEKHSVAKMIGAPPGYVGYEEGGVLTEAVKRKPFSIVLLDEVEKAHPDVFNILLQLMDDGRLTDGQSRTVDFSNCIVVLTSNYAAEKILDADREERDVDMDEVRQFLFTKFRPELLNRLNDIIIFHTFTPEQVEVIAGLEFENLGDMLREQDITATLSPSSKAKLAKDGYTFELGARPIQRIIERDIINKMSVDIITGAIVKGDNIAINVKDDAYVFTKEEQKS, from the coding sequence ATGATGGCCACAACTGATCTGAATATCGCCGAACTGAAGAAGACACTTGCTTCTCAGACCGAGAAGCTGAGCGCGATTAAGACTGTGGTTGAGAATCTTGAGCCGGTCGTCGATGAGGCCGATGTGGCAGCCGTAGTGGCCCGACGGACCGGGATTCCATTGTCAAAGATGATGACAGCTGAGAAGGATCGCCTGGTGAACATGGAGACCTTTCTCTCCAAGAAAATCGTTGGTCAGCAGGAGGCAATCAAAGCTATCGCCAATGCTGTGCGCAAAGCCCGGGCAGGACTGAAACTGGCTAACCGACCGGTGGGATCATTCCTTTTTCTGGGACCAACAGGTACCGGCAAAACCTATCTGCCCAAGTTGCTGGCAGAATTTTTATTCGACGACAAGAACGCTATGGTACGACTCGACATGTCGGAGTATATGGAGAAACATTCAGTTGCCAAGATGATTGGTGCCCCTCCGGGGTATGTCGGCTATGAAGAAGGTGGTGTTCTGACCGAGGCCGTCAAGCGCAAACCGTTTTCGATTGTGCTTCTCGATGAAGTGGAGAAAGCCCACCCGGATGTGTTCAATATTCTTCTGCAGTTGATGGATGACGGTCGCCTGACCGATGGCCAGAGTCGTACCGTCGATTTCTCCAACTGTATCGTCGTGCTGACTTCCAACTACGCTGCGGAGAAGATACTCGACGCCGACCGCGAGGAACGTGACGTCGATATGGATGAAGTGCGCCAGTTCCTGTTTACCAAGTTCCGGCCCGAACTGCTCAATCGCCTCAATGATATCATTATCTTTCACACCTTCACACCCGAGCAGGTGGAAGTTATCGCTGGCTTGGAATTTGAAAACCTGGGTGACATGCTCCGCGAGCAGGATATCACCGCCACGCTGAGTCCGTCCTCAAAGGCCAAGCTGGCCAAAGACGGCTATACTTTCGAGTTGGGAGCCAGACCTATTCAGAGAATTATCGAGAGAGATATTATCAATAAGATGTCGGTCGATATTATTACCGGCGCCATAGTCAAAGGCGATAACATAGCTATCAATGTCAAAGACGATGCCTATGTGTTCACCAAAGAAGAACAGAAGAGTTAA
- a CDS encoding type VI secretion system contractile sheath small subunit: MAKFMLGATERLKKDDSIPVELLPSNKMMYAARLNKDDDPDVAPVECNNLKMVFEKFQPSFEAQMETTEGSPVNADFKIRAMKDFSSKSLIEQNDHLRKTYYGKEIMADLDKQLKKNNALKKTLADSEKKEALLKVMNYYIDLLDEE; the protein is encoded by the coding sequence ATGGCGAAGTTCATGCTTGGTGCCACCGAAAGGTTGAAGAAAGACGACTCGATTCCCGTTGAGTTGTTACCGTCGAACAAGATGATGTACGCTGCGCGACTGAACAAGGACGATGATCCCGACGTTGCTCCCGTAGAGTGCAACAACCTTAAAATGGTCTTCGAGAAGTTCCAACCGTCGTTTGAAGCGCAGATGGAAACTACCGAAGGATCTCCGGTCAATGCCGATTTCAAAATTCGGGCGATGAAAGATTTCTCGTCCAAATCGCTGATTGAACAAAACGACCATCTCCGAAAGACTTACTACGGCAAGGAGATCATGGCCGATCTGGACAAACAGCTTAAAAAGAACAACGCTCTTAAGAAGACGCTGGCCGACAGCGAAAAGAAGGAAGCGTTGCTGAAGGTTATGAACTACTACATTGACCTGTTGGACGAAGAATAA
- a CDS encoding helix-turn-helix domain-containing protein, with the protein MKLQIGEKIKALRLASDLTQEELANRAKLTRGFISQLENDQTTINLESLADILEALGEPLADFFTKSEPSQTVFGPADRVAVTGQGVSNFEVLVPGSTNNLMNPILLRLEPGEKLERLEPMPGEQFGYVLKGAVTLVMNGGHHKVPKGNCFYFEANQANQLVNRGNKVTELLWVTSPPHM; encoded by the coding sequence ATGAAGTTACAAATTGGAGAGAAGATCAAGGCGTTGCGGTTGGCGTCGGACCTTACCCAGGAAGAACTGGCCAACCGCGCCAAGCTGACCAGAGGTTTTATCTCTCAGCTTGAGAACGATCAGACCACTATCAACCTTGAGTCGTTGGCGGACATTCTCGAAGCTCTGGGCGAACCGTTGGCTGACTTCTTCACCAAATCCGAACCATCTCAGACGGTTTTTGGTCCAGCCGACCGAGTGGCTGTCACTGGCCAGGGCGTCAGCAATTTTGAAGTGCTTGTGCCCGGATCGACCAATAACCTCATGAACCCCATTTTGCTGCGGCTTGAGCCGGGTGAGAAACTTGAGAGACTCGAACCAATGCCAGGGGAGCAGTTTGGCTATGTGTTGAAAGGGGCGGTGACATTAGTAATGAATGGTGGTCACCATAAAGTCCCGAAGGGAAATTGTTTCTATTTTGAGGCCAACCAGGCCAACCAACTGGTGAACCGTGGAAACAAAGTCACCGAGCTGTTATGGGTAACTTCGCCGCCTCACATGTAG